AACAAAACAGCGCATCACCATACACAAGTCATGAGAGCGCCACGGGCTGAAAAAGGCTATCATCATTCATGGCTGGTCACTGGCAGAAGAagccaacaagaaaagagaTCAGAAGCATAACCCCCCCACACTAGTGCTATTTTTCATAAGCCTGTGGGGGAGATCCAAGCTAGAGCTACAcagtacaacaacaataagACCCTGAGATATTGTAAAAAGCATATGTTTCAAGGGGAAAAACCACGATCCAGATCATATGTAGCGCAATCACAGAAATGTGTCCACAATGCCAGACTATTGACAATGTACAAATCATTCAAATGCCGCAACCAAGGTTCTGATGTAAAACGCACCACACCTCCATCTATTCTAAAAGTAATTCGAACGGGACAGTTGTTGAGGCAATGTAATGTACCTTACCTGACCAGGTAGACTAGACGAATGTTCGTCTAAAGAGCTAGGCTTTTCCCCTCTTTGGTCCTCGGAGTTGACCCCTCTTTCCAGGAGCTCGCTATATCCCATCCATCACTAATCGTCCAGGCATCAACCGTCTCATGAATAACACCTCAATCCGTCCCATAATCATCCGTCCTTCTCCCGACCTGCTGATAGCTTGCTTGTAGCTGTAATCGGTTTCGGCGTTATTCGCAGCCAGAACTAGAATCCCGTTTGCTGGGCGTCATCATATCTCCACAGGAAAAAGCACCTTCTATGCATCGTTGGCGTGATaacaaaagaataaaaaataaaataaaaacatcGGCAATGCCAAGTTTCCGGAGGATAAAGCCTTGAGGGAAACTAATGACTATGACTTGTCCCGTACGGCCACGGAGACGGCACAGAATCAAgccagaaacaaaaaaaaaggcaccaTCCCCCACAAGCAGTCGCTATCGCCGCACCCCGCACCCTTTCGACCCCGACATCTTCCGAAGGTCGACTCGGGCGGACGTGCCCTAGGCCGCGTGAGAGCTTCATTGGACCGGATTCATCCCGACTTCAAACGGACTAGAAATAGGCCATTGTCATGTAGGCAAGTACTTTTATGTACGAAGTTAAGTTTTCTGACACCGTCAATTCGTCGACTCTTTTTTGGGCTGTCAGACCTGCACAGCCGCATTTGTTCTAAACTCCAAAAATCACGCCATAGCGCGTGCAAACCGATTAAAAACACGAGCGAAAACTACCACGTTGATTCCTCTGCAGCTTGGAACATTCTGTACATAAGTTCATTACGTCGTAGACCTCGGACCATCATCACCGCGTCTCGGCAGGGCTTTCTTTAGCTTGGCATATTATAACATGTCCAACTAGCGAAACTGTCAAGGAAAGAAAGGCAGCTCCAGAGGCCGGTCGGACAATTCGTTTCAAGAACGCCTCAACTTTGACTCTAAAAATTGTGGTGATTCATATAGCAACCCTAACTGGCTGCGGGATTTAAACAAGTCAAACTTCGATAGTCCGAAAGATAGTCTTTAACAGCTTACGCAGTAGTATCTTGCCCTTACTACTTGCCAGATCTTGTCAAAAGCATAGGGCATGAACGAGGCTGGATGATGAACAGCTAGCTGAGGTGACGATCATCGGACCATGTTATTTGATAGCACAAGTTCGGTTTCAAATCCGGGATGGCTTCAAAGATTGCTTGACTGGCCTCTTCCTGATATGACAAAATTCAATTCCTATCCAACTGCGTTTATTTGTCGAGGACAACAAAGCTTCGCGACGCTGTATACCGGCTCCATGCCTGCAAAGATGATCAAATCCCCTGGCACGGCATATGTTTTGACGGACGAACCACACAAGCCCACGGACGATCCATGCGGCTCGCTTTCACACCTTCGCGGATTTTAGCCTAGATGCGACAGAAGGAGGCTGGTGGCGGCACACAAGGGTATTAAAAGCAAGCTCTGCAAGGGTCGAGAGTTATAAACCAAACTGTATATCAACATACAGTATAGGTAGATAATAGGTAGGTGGGTGTTTACATATCATGTAGTAACAGTAACACCTACGTCGTATCTCAAGTACCACTATGATATGTATTGAAAGTGGAAACTGAAAAGACACAAGGCTATGCTGTATCGTATGTTGTGCAAGCTATGTGCATAGTCAGCCAACTAGGTACGCAGTATCGGCCAAGTGTGTAGCTCACTCAGAGCTTTGCTTCGGATCGACAACTGATGCTTATAGGGAGGGTCCTTCTGAAATCAACCTGCAGATCTCCGAGCGCGCGGAAGAGATAGGACGATGGATTGGCATCCGATGGCCCACTCAATTGAATTGAATTGAATTCAATTGTTTAACAGCCAAAGGGGGGTGTGTGGTAATAGTGCATCGCCACGACGTAGTATGCAGCTTGTTAACGCTGTTCTAGACTGCACGAATGGATTGGGACTCCACGGCAGACGGCCGCCATCCGCACATTTGCAAACGACTGGTCACTTTTGAGGCAAccaccttctttttttttcatctgcTATGCAACCCACCACCATGGTTCATCGACCCCTCCATTGCTGGGTTAGCTAAACCATCCTTCTACCGAGTTTGCAAGTATAGATGACCAAAAACAACGCATCTCAGACTGTCGTGTAAAATATCGGAGGCTGCGGATGCACTGTTGCGCACTAATAAGCCAAATGCACAACCAAAAACCGGTTTACATCTTTGCGTGATGGTTTCTCGGGAGATTGCGATTAATATACGTAGGTTGGATTGAGTTGAAATGCCGTGCCAAAAAGTACCATCTGTGCAACGGAACTTTTGGCTGTGTCAAAGGTGTGTCCGAACTTTCCGCTCTCCAGGGCCACGCTACCTTGACAGGGTCAGGGCTCTAAATTGAACCGGGCAAAAGATCCAATTCTGAAATTagactttctttcttttcttttttctttatttttttttttaatcttcCTCTCGAGTGCCAAGCACCCACCAACCCTTGAGCTTCTGGCCGTTTCCAATTTGTCCACCCCGCGGCCGTCCCACCGACCGACGGTTTGGAATACTTCTAGTCTTGAGCCACAGTGGTTCTAGTTTACCCGAACTTGTCCCCGTTAGTGTGTCTTCTTTGGTGTGACCACCTCCGACTTCATTTCTCTACTACCCCGATGCGgttaagagaaaaaagattTCGATACCGGCGGACTATTCCATGAAATCTCTTGCAAAAAGTTATGCCTGCGACTTTTCCTCGATACACCTGAAGCAAACGGTTCATTCAAGATCCCGCCACGTCCAAAATTGACAGCCAAACCAACATCCATTGGCCCGCTCTTTTTCCTGCCCCCTGGCCGTTGGGTTTATCCTTGGCGAGTTGGGTTTCAATCGTTAAGCAATTTCAGGGATTCATGCTCGTCAATCGTGAAAATGCGGACACAGCAGGAATGGATACTGCctgtaaaaaaataaaaaaaaacagtccgCCCTGCCCGAAAAGTTagcctggcttgcctggcttgcctggctCCCCGCGCCACTGCCGAGGCAAAGTCCACTATTTTTACTTCTTTTGTAACTTCGTTTCCCCAGTGGCAGGACAGTGGCGATACCTCGTGAGCGAAGAAAACAACGTAAGCAGAGCGAGGCGACCCATAGGCGATTGAGGATTAACCGACAAAGTCCACCAAGTCTACCATGTCCATCAAGGAACATGCCCACGGCTacaacggacaaaaaaagTCGTTCTCGTCTCGAGAGGGTATTGATTGAGCGACAGGGCAACCCCTCGAATAAACATGAGGTGTAGGGAAACTCGTTCATTGGCCCTGACCAACGCCTCCCGATCTGCCTACTGTCCCCCCCTGCAATTGCATTGCAGGATGCGCATTTGGACTGCGTCTAGACTGCCGATGCGCTGACAATCCCATGCATGTGTGCGTACGTGCGTGCGTGGCGATCATCGTCCCTGGTGGTGGTTCTTTTTTGGAGTGGACATTGCCGCCGCAAAGCACAGGCAAGCCCAGGCCAAGCAATcaagcagcaaaaaaaaaaaaaaaaaaaaaaaaaaaaaaaaaaaagcaagcaagctACTTGCACCCGCGAGCGGTTCCCCTTCCGTCCGAAGTGCGGTCGTGTCCATGACCGGATCCGAGAGTCAAGCCAAATGTGCAGTGCATCTCCTGGGGCTGTTTGGACGGAATGGTCTTGGTTTTGTTTCTCATAGCAAAGTATTACGAGATATTAGACCGAGCTGATCTTTGATGGGTCTAGCTCAAGTTCCGGTTATTTACCGCCAGGGTGCTAGGTCTTGCTGGTGAGGTCATCGTGCTGAAGCTAAACGAAAAGAGAGGCCTTGGCTTGCAGACCTACCTCCTCCAGCGAACAGGAAGAGGGAGAGAAACCACCACTAATGCAACGAAACGGTCGCTTTCTCCCTTCCCCTGCTGAGAATACCTAGGCAATTAGTCATTTTGAAAGAttcagaaagaaaaaaaaaatcgcgaAAACGACTGCAACGTCCTACCACGTACTTGTGTGGCTGcgttttgacttttttttctgctgtaCAGAGCCGTCTAAAACTTGTTTCGTCGCGCGGCACCAGAAAACCAGCCCAGCCAACAAGGGAAAAGAATTTGATAAGCCGGGCCGACAAAGCTTTTACCAACCTCGTGTATCATCAGCCCGCGGCTAACTTATTatccaagcaaaaagaagtaCCGGGgcctttattttatttttctttctctttgtcCCACTTGGCCTCGGACGTCTTCGGCCGCACCAACGGCAACCACGCCGGGCCGGGTCTATCCTCGGCGGCGGACCCGTGACGTCAAGCATCCTCCCCGTACGGCCGTGGTTACTGACTGGGAGCGATTCCTCAAGCCTAGCAGGGTGACTTGGTTGCTCAATTGTTCGAGTCACTTTTCTGGTCGTGCTTATCAAATTTCATGTACCATTAGGTCGGTCCTATCTTACACTGCACAGTATATGGGTTGCATTAAGGTATCCCTTCGGTCTCGGTCATTTTAATTCGTACCTAAGCGCCCGCAGGGAGGCTGGAATGACTGGCTTTGCGGCGTCTTTTGCtgactttttctctttctctcttcctTTTCCTGCATTGTCATAAACCAGACACCTCAATGCCTCCAGGCGCTTGATACAAAACACATTATTCAATGGTTCCGTTGTTATCTTGAGCCCATCAGGTCCCAGGGAATTATTTTAATCCAGAATAAGGTATGCGGCCGATAATGGAGACAATCGGTCGTGTAACACGTTAGCCCTTCTTCTCCATCCCTTCCCCATTTACAGCCCCCAACCCCGCTCGCTGGGCTGATAAGCACAAACACGCTTCAGCGAGTTGTGAGGCAGGAGCAACACGGTAATCGTGCTTCACTTTCTCATGCAGGATTGTTATCTATCGCATCAAACATGTTCCAATTTTCATTGTCGCATCTCTCTGGGTTTTCcgtcccttttttcttctcctcttgTTCAACCATGACTGGGGGAGGGGCTTTTGGGATGGGATACCCAAAGTAGAAATcccgaactttttttttctctctctgcAAATTTAGATACATACACTCCCTCGTGTATGCGCATTGCATCTCGTTCTCTGCCTACCAAGCCCGCTGATCTCCCGGCCTAGACTCGTCTGCCTAGTGTTTAATGCTGACGCCGCCGGGCCTAGACAACAAGGGCGGGAGCATTCGGAACCACaatttgggtttgataaaaCAGTGGATAGTCATAACATAACCGGGAAAGCTGAAGGCCCAAGACTGACCAGACAAAGAAGATACGcacaaaaagaataaaataaaataaaaataaataaatagaAAAAACGCCATCCAAACTCGGATCATGCATTGTTGATCAGGGAACACAAGGCGTTTTCTTCTCCTCTCCTTGGTTTGTGCTATCTCGGTCCTTTTTCTCCCACGTGCAAGGAAGCGGGAGGCTCCAGTTTTCTTTTAAATGACCATtgctgtgtttttttttaatctttTACATTGACAAGTGCAGGACCAGCCACGCGGCATTTTATTCTATTAGTTTTGTCAATGGGAATTTTGTTGCTGTGGTCAttcctttcttcttcgtATAACCAAAAATAAACTCCACACCCACAAGATCGCGGAGTGTTTATGCAGGTCAACCTCGTTGATTTTGCCTGCCGGTCATTATGTACTTTTCAAatgaagagagaaaaaaagaaagcggGCAAAAGAAATAGAAAAGCAAAGCACTTGCCACAATGTTTTCAGGgaccagaaaaaaaggatatcGTAAGCGCCACCGGGGCACCTTGCCCGTCAAAGCCAGATCTCTCGGCAATCTTTGACTCGCTTTGCTCTTTTTGCGAAACTTGTGTCTCTGCCAGCTGTCTCGGGAGAGCGACAGTGCCGTGGTTTATGGCGCCACCAGAGCAAAACCCAAAGGGTCCCTTTGTTTTCATCCGAAGAAGCAAACCCTTCATCACAgtataacaaaaaaaaaacttcaaAATGGTGAGATAAGGATTCACGTTTCACCGGGTAAGAAAGAACTTTGATCATCCATAACAATGAGTGGtaattttgttttcttctgttCTCGTACCTTATCGTCAAGCATCAACGCATGACAATGTAAGACTAGATATCGATCTAGACAGGGGAATACATAACAAGGCCGCGGCCGGTaggaaccttttttttttctaatgCCTCTGAATCCATTGACTTCCAAGATTTACTGTGTTCCCACCCCCTCACTGCTGTATACTTCACCCCAAGCTAGGGTCGTTTAACAAGAAGTTTCTGCATGTAATCGGGCCTGGGgccgcttttttttgggtctCCTCAGCTGGGTGAAGTCAGACCGGCTTGGCTTCCGCGGCTGGCGGCACTTATCCATCGGGCTGCGTATATGCAACTGGCTAGAGTTTGGAAACGTTGTCGATGGATCGAAGCCACAATGTGCAGCCGATCTTGgcaaactaaaaaaaaaaaaaaaaaaaaaaaggctaacAAGGAGAtattagctaccctgtataATATGAAGCTTGAGCAACTGGTCTTGTGCTTTACTGGTTACCCTGCACTTGCGGGTAGCTTCATACCTTTGTGGACATATTTGCTACATGGGACAGATAGTCTGGGGACTTGATATGTGAATGGTTGCCTTGTAATGTCAAGAGATATGGAGAGTAAAGCAAACAGCTGCGCTGATGTCGACGTGTATTGTATATTCGAAAGACTGACCTGAAAAGAAACACATCAAGGGCATGTTTAGTCAAGCCTTCGTCAGAATAACAGATTTGGGCCAGAACATCTTGCCGAGATCGTGTGAAGCCTCATAGATAGAAGCAAGAAAACGAGCTCGCCAGACTGAAGTAAGTCATCGTGCCTGGTGACAAGCACCATGTCGCCGCTTCTCAAGGCCCAAAACTAGCCTCTCACTCTGTCTTGCCGGCGCCCTTGCACTTTGACTGCCAAGCACTCCATATCCTCTCCTCGGGCCGCCGGACCCTTTCGCAGCTGTGGCTGTTGCGCTTCTTTATCATTATCTTCTCCTTGACGATGCTCTGCTCCGCGCCATCCTCCTGCTCGTCCTCGCGCTTCTCGTGCCCgtgaccaccaccaccacgcgGAGCCTTGTTCTGCGGGGCCTGTGAGATGGGAACAAAGTCCATGACGGGCCTCGTACGCTGACATGCCGCCATCGACTCGACCGCGCACCGCAGATCGATCGGCGTCacgtcctcggcctcctgACCAACAGCGAACCGGATCGTCGTGAAGCCGACGGCGCtcttcgccgccgccgccgccgccgcctcctccccCTTGTTTCCATAGTCCGCCTGCCGGTACACAATCACCGGCCCGCGGAAGTAGGCAGCGTTGCGCTGCTCATCCTCGCTGGGTCCGGGAGCGGGGCTCGACACACCATGGCCATCATGTTTGTGCAGCGACATTCCCGTGACAAGCAGGTCGAGGATGCTCTCGTTGGCGGGTAGACCGCCGACGTCGGCCCAGCGCGCAAGGCACAGCTCCGTCCTGGGCACGACGTGGAACAGCACGGCCCCGGCGCCGCTGGTGCTGCCGCTCCTTGCGATGACGGCGTGCGCGCCACTCGTCTCGGATATGCCGAGCAGCGGCGCGACGTCGGGGACGCGCTCCAAGCTGAGCGCGACTGAGCGGGTGAGGCCCCTCGTGACGAGGCTAGCGCACTCCTCCTCCCTGCCGAGGCGGGGACGGAACTTGATCCAGACGAGGTGGGGTTTCGTGTGCTTGTGGGCCGGGAACATGATGCCGGCCTTGAACTCCTTGCGCTGGTCGGCGCTGGCGGTGGTCAGGAACGGGCGGTACGAGGCGCAGAGCTTCTTGTGCAGCGGCCAGTCGGCGCGCTGGCAGCGCTTGGAGCAGTACGTGGCCGCGCCGCAGCCGGTGCAGCGCAGAGGGGCAGTGTGCATTTTTGTGCAGAGGGCGTTGCAGAGCGGCTTGGTGCGGATGGTCTTTGTGGTTTCGTATTGGGCGCTGGAGAGTGGGCATGTGAGGTTAGCGGTCAAACGGTTTATTTGTTGGTAAGTTGGGATACTCGGGAGGGAGTCTCGTTTGCTTTAGGACGTACAAGACTTTCGCCGTGATTGTATCCAGGACTTCGGTTTCCATGTTGAGTGGTAGATGTCTGCCGTATTTGCTGATGGGTCTGTCAGGTTCTCCGTCAAGATTCGACCCTAGATAGCCTCAAATGGCAGAGATGATAGGACTGTATGTGTGAGCGTGACGTTGAAGACGTAAAAACGTGGGAGCAGGAAAGCTGAAAAGAATCGCAGTTGGCTTTGATGATTTGCAAGGTGAATAACAAGGGGACCTTCCGTGAAGAAACAAACGTCAGGTTGGTAGAAAGGTTGGTCTGCAATTTCCTGCGGGTGCAATTTGTTTGCTTGCCGACGAACGACTTGAGCCGTCCTCCTTCACCTCACTATCCCCTCACCATGCTATCACATAATACTTGGATGAACCAATTGTCCAGACATCTTCGGGGCCCCTGGCTCCCGAATAATTATAGAAGACCCTTAGGAATGGCTTTGGTGGCACTTTATTCCATCACCTATAAACCAAATATATCTCTGCATCAGGACAAAGCATCCCTGAATCCTCAATCCCTCTCCGCAAATGCAATATCCTTTGGCAGCCTAAAGGTGGCCCTGTACATGGTCTTGTTAGGCGCAACCTCACGTACGTATAGGACTTCAATCTCGTTGTCCCCATCCCGATCCCCGAGCTTCATCTCGACGCCCAGCTCTGCGGCAACCCTCTGCACGACCGAGTGCTTCGGCTCGTCCGTGTCGCTCTTCATGTCGAAGCAGTAAGCGTGAATCAGGGGCAAGCGGGTGGTCGTGTGGGGCGTAAACAGCTTCTCGTGGCCGTGGTACAGGCCGCGGTACGCTGGGAGGAAGGATATCGCCGACGCCGGGAGGTTCATGACGTAGTGCGATATCGTCGGCGGGACCATGACTCTGGGCCTGGGAGCCGTTTGTTCTTGCGACTCCGCCGCTTTTTCAGCGTCACGGTCGGCGCGCTTGACTTTGGGAGCAGGGAGCGTGACACCTTCGCCTGCTGCGTGGGCGGCCAGTACAGAGTCCGCCGCACCACGGATGAACTCTATGGCGTCCTGGTTGAATGGGCGAACAAAAGATCCAACCTTTTTATATCTATTAGTAAGTGGTGCCAGACCAGGGAAGTTGATGAGAGAATTTAGACTGTACCTTGTTTATGGTGATAGCTTCTTGCAAGTATTTGTAGCTTTCGGGGTTCTTGTCGTTGGCCCAGACAAAGACGCCCTTCTTCCCTGCGGGCACGGCAAAAGGTCCAATGCCCGCCATGGCGTCGGCCACCACCTCGCCGGGCTGGAAGTCCTTGACCATCCTAGTGTGCTCGGGCTCCAGCTTGCTGTTCCAGTAGACCTTTGCATAGTCCAACTTGAAGGTGCAGTTGTTCTCACGGACTACGATATTGAGGTCGTCGGGTCCAGCGAGAACCTCGTACGGGAAGGTACGGAATTCGGACGTGTCGCCGACATTTCTCGTCTTGTTGATGACGGTGCGGACGGCCGGGTTCTTGTCGCAGAGAACCTCTCCAATAACCTGCTTGTAGGGGAGGAACTGGTCACGGAGGTTAAGGTGGGCTGGACGATGTATGGCATTTAGTATCTTGATATATGATTCAGGGGTAAGATACGAACTAGGGAGATGATCACTCACCCACGTGACCGGCAAAGTTGAAGGATGACTGTATGTCGTCTGCAAATTCTATAGGCAGAAATGAGCTGAGGACCTCGTCTAAAAAGTGTGttagttttttttggcttcttCCCTCGGTAGACGAAGTGTCAAGGTTGAATCTTGCTTACGAGCAGTCCAATGGTCATAGTCTAGGGTGAGTTCGTAAGGGATGACAGTCAAGTCATCCGTCTTGACGCCTTCACTGACAACATTCCCCCAGGTTTCCGGTACTGTGTGAAATTTCATCACCATATATCAGCAAAAAGGAACTTTGTGGTCTACAGACACGCACACTGTCACGTCTTACGTACCCGCAGCCTCGATGCCCGGCCTCAGTAGAATACACTTCCTCCCCTTTGTGGCAGGATTCTGACCGGGGTCATTTTGTACAACCGAGACTCTCTCCACATGCAGAGCATCGCCACTCTTCTCCAGTGCCTTGCGGTACGAAgcaatcttggtggcttccCTCACTGACGCAGCAGCTAGGTTGAACTTTTTTGTAAAGAGGGCCTTGTTTAGCGTCGCGGCTGCTGAGCGCACGATTGGAGGCGTGAACATGGTCACGTCGCCGGCCTTTATTTGATctgccattttttttttgtgttgggATCAGTTTCTATATGATTTTTCTTGGCCGGAAATATAATCTTTGCAGTCAGAGAAATAAATGTCAGACGACATCAAAAATAAATAGCTTACATTGCTGTGGACGCACGAGGGAGGAGTCATGAAGGGTGGGTTTTGATGTTTATAGACTCCAGCCAATCTGATTTTGTCTTGGTTCGACAACTTGCATGCGCTTGCG
The Pyricularia oryzae 70-15 chromosome 1, whole genome shotgun sequence DNA segment above includes these coding regions:
- a CDS encoding tRNA (guanine-N(1)-)-methyltransferase — protein: MADQIKAGDVTMFTPPIVRSAAATLNKALFTKKFNLAAASVREATKIASYRKALEKSGDALHVERVSVVQNDPGQNPATKGRKCILLRPGIEAAVPETWGNVVSEGVKTDDLTVIPYELTLDYDHWTAHEVLSSFLPIEFADDIQSSFNFAGHVAHLNLRDQFLPYKQVIGEVLCDKNPAVRTVINKTRNVGDTSEFRTFPYEVLAGPDDLNIVVRENNCTFKLDYAKVYWNSKLEPEHTRMVKDFQPGEVVADAMAGIGPFAVPAGKKGVFVWANDKNPESYKYLQEAITINKVGSFVRPFNQDAIEFIRGAADSVLAAHAAGEGVTLPAPKVKRADRDAEKAAESQEQTAPRPRVMVPPTISHYVMNLPASAISFLPAYRGLYHGHEKLFTPHTTTRLPLIHAYCFDMKSDTDEPKHSVVQRVAAELGVEMKLGDRDGDNEIEVLYVREVAPNKTMYRATFRLPKDIAFAERD